The following DNA comes from Haloarcula rubripromontorii.
CCTTGTCCGACCCCGTCGTGTTGACGACGTATTCCGGATCCTCTTCCTTCCCGATGTTCTCCAGCAGGAAGGTTCGGACCATGTACTCCGTGACGCTGCTGTCGAATCGGTCGGTGACCTTGTTGACAGTGAACTGTTCGCCAGCGTCCAGTCCGGCAATATACTCCAGAATCTGGTCGCCGATGCGGTCCGGGACCGTCGGGACGATTTTGACCGTTATCGGGTCGCGGTCACCGAGCGAGTCCAGATACCGGCCGCCGGCTTCGAGGACGTAGTTCTCGACGAGGAACTCGTTGACCGCCTCCCGAGCCACGGCCTCCGTTTCGTCCGGTGGAAGGAACACTGTCTCGTCGGCCCGAACCTCGCCGATGATGGTGTCAAGATTCGCGTAGCCGTCGGCGTCGATGCTTTCTTCGATTCGGTCAGTCAGATAGGACGCGCCGACGACTGTCGCCCCGCCCACATCGCGGAGCGTCGCGTCGGACTGTGGCTTGTCGAGAATCTCGTTCCCGTGGACGATGACGTACTGGTCTTCGCGGTTCAGTCGGCCGATGGCCCGCATGACTACGTCGAGCGTGTCACCATCGATCCATACCTCGCCGTCTTCGACGAGGTCCACCTGGAAATCACCGATGTCGATGGCCGTCGTTCCGCTCCCGAATCGCTGTCGGAGTTCCTCTTCCACATCGTCGACTCCCCACACATCCACGGCGTCCGTCTGGACGAGCACCGTATCAAGCGAACTCCCGGAGAGGTCGTCCCGGAACCCCTTGGAGTCACGAGCGAGGACGGGCTTACCCTCCAGCGCCTCCACTGTCGCGTTCAGCACGTCGTTCGCACTCCCGGGGATAGGGAGCTGTGGGTCACGGAGGAACTGCTCGTAGATGTCCTCAACGGAAATCTCACCACGACGTTCCAGCAGATCCTCGGCGATGTCCCAAATGTGGGACTGCAGGTCGAATGGGTCGGCTGCCGCGGAGTCGGCGATGTTCGAGGCGTCGAGTTCGGCCTCGTCTAGCACGTACACGTCGAGGTCCATCGGCGCAGCCATATCGAACTCGTTGAGCAGGTCGTCGCCGTCGAGGACCTCACCGTAGAGCAGTTGGAGTTCCTCGCGGAGTTCGTTCTCCTCTTGTTCCTTCATGCCGCGAATCGACTCGCGGATTTCGTCATCAAGTGACTCGTCGGCGAGTACCTGCCGTGCGCCCTCAATGTACCGTGCCTTGTCGATGTACCGTGTTCCGGACTCGATGGCCTTGTCCCCCGAGGGCTGGACGAAGACGAGCGTGTTGCGCCATTCACGCCCACGCCCGTCATTCGTGATGACCTGCTCAACCCCCTCCTGTGTCCACTGGTCATCCTTCACGATGACCTTGACCTCGCGGTCGTCGGGGATGTCTCGCAGGTCGTTCGTCCGGAAGCCGACGGGGTGCGCGTTCGACCCGAAGATGTCGGTGATGAAGTCCGCTACTTCTGCCTTCGCAGCCGTCTCGGAGACGTCGACAGCAGCGTTACGAATCAACGCGTTCGGGTTCTGCCGGTCGCGGATGGCGTACTTCCCGTTCAGCTTGTGGAGGTGCCATGCAACGCCGTGCAATCGTTCGAGGTTGAGGACGACGTCGGAGACGAGGTCACCTGTCTGGTAGGCACCCATCACGATCTCCGACACCTCCGCACCCTCGCCTTCGCTCGGCTTCAACGAGTAGAGGAGAATCGTGTTCAGGATGCGACGACCGTGGGGAACTTCATCCGTGTCAACACGACTCTTGATGTCACCTGTCGCAGCGTTGAGTCGCTCGTAGTTGATTTTTGCTAACTCGTCCTCGAACTCGATGGCGTCGATGTCGCCGTGGGTGATGAGGTCCGTCTGGTCCTGCATCTCCAGCAGAACCTTCGAGAAGAGATAGATCATCCCCCGCGTGTTCTGGTTATCCTCATCGGCGTAGTACCGCGTTTCCAGCGCATCGAGAAGCACGGGATGGAACGGATAGAGGTCGTGCATCTCTGACAGCAAATCGTCGGGGAGAGTAACGTGATCGGACTGGTCGTAGGCATCGAAGTACCCGTTAACAATCTCCCGGGCTGGTTTCTCTTCGACAGAATCAATCAGGCGGTGACGGAGAACCTCGCGTTTGTCCACCTGGTTGTTCATGTTGACCTCGACCGCCTGCTCTCGATTCAGAATATCGTGGACCTCGGAGCCCTCACGGAGCACGGAGACGATGGTGTAGAGTTCGAGGTCGGAGAGTGCCGTCGATTCGAGCAGCGACTGGAGGAAGGCCTTGTTTGCGCTTTTGCGGTCGCCCTGCAGGGTATCGAACCAGTCTTCGAGTTCGTCGACGAAGAACGCCACTGTCTCGTCGCCGACGGCATCCTGAATCGTCTGCATATCCGGGTAGCCGCCAGACTCGAACGTTCCGGGGTTGTAGTCCAGCGCCTCGAAGAACGGCTCCCACAGGTGCTCGTACTGCTCGTTGTGCATGGCAACCGTGATCGGAATCGCGGACTCCGGGAGCGCATCCTCGAACCCTTCGATGGAATCGGCAGCCCACGTCCCGGCTGCACCGGGGTCGTCGAAACAGTGGTACAGTGCCACCATCTGGTGGGACTTCCCGCTCCCGTATGGTCCATAGAGGATGTGCGTCCCGCGTGGATCCTCACCGGTCAGCGAATCGCGAAGAATCGACAGCGCCTCTCTCAGCCCTTGTGTCATCAGCGTCCGCTCAAAGAAGAGATCGGCGTCGGACTCGAACTCCCCATCGTCGTCAACGTTGTAGAGTTTCACCTGCCCATCGATTTGCCCTTCCTCTCGTAACTCACGGCTCAGGGTGACCGTATCGGCGAGAGTCTGGGACAGCGCCGTTGTTTCTGCCATCTTGATACTTAAACACACATCAGTATGGCGCA
Coding sequences within:
- a CDS encoding DUF499 domain-containing protein, producing MAETTALSQTLADTVTLSRELREEGQIDGQVKLYNVDDDGEFESDADLFFERTLMTQGLREALSILRDSLTGEDPRGTHILYGPYGSGKSHQMVALYHCFDDPGAAGTWAADSIEGFEDALPESAIPITVAMHNEQYEHLWEPFFEALDYNPGTFESGGYPDMQTIQDAVGDETVAFFVDELEDWFDTLQGDRKSANKAFLQSLLESTALSDLELYTIVSVLREGSEVHDILNREQAVEVNMNNQVDKREVLRHRLIDSVEEKPAREIVNGYFDAYDQSDHVTLPDDLLSEMHDLYPFHPVLLDALETRYYADEDNQNTRGMIYLFSKVLLEMQDQTDLITHGDIDAIEFEDELAKINYERLNAATGDIKSRVDTDEVPHGRRILNTILLYSLKPSEGEGAEVSEIVMGAYQTGDLVSDVVLNLERLHGVAWHLHKLNGKYAIRDRQNPNALIRNAAVDVSETAAKAEVADFITDIFGSNAHPVGFRTNDLRDIPDDREVKVIVKDDQWTQEGVEQVITNDGRGREWRNTLVFVQPSGDKAIESGTRYIDKARYIEGARQVLADESLDDEIRESIRGMKEQEENELREELQLLYGEVLDGDDLLNEFDMAAPMDLDVYVLDEAELDASNIADSAAADPFDLQSHIWDIAEDLLERRGEISVEDIYEQFLRDPQLPIPGSANDVLNATVEALEGKPVLARDSKGFRDDLSGSSLDTVLVQTDAVDVWGVDDVEEELRQRFGSGTTAIDIGDFQVDLVEDGEVWIDGDTLDVVMRAIGRLNREDQYVIVHGNEILDKPQSDATLRDVGGATVVGASYLTDRIEESIDADGYANLDTIIGEVRADETVFLPPDETEAVAREAVNEFLVENYVLEAGGRYLDSLGDRDPITVKIVPTVPDRIGDQILEYIAGLDAGEQFTVNKVTDRFDSSVTEYMVRTFLLENIGKEEDPEYVVNTTGSDKASDWVPGYPFRKADIEAETWRFEYNGDDVAAMRTKWRNNHKSGSVEYGDVTFMLPDKEGIPGALQGTADVDRTQVSLTLRSEQDYTKVQDLFERMPDEASSLKIEISFQK